In Deltaproteobacteria bacterium, one genomic interval encodes:
- a CDS encoding MBL fold metallo-hydrolase, with product MLETVLKNLRWLGHDGFLLKAAGKTIVFDPYGAANPEKADIILISHEHFDHCSPEDVAKFAGPDTVIITEPMAAAKLTGGVRTMKPGDTIQVHGITVTATAAYNIGKPFHPKSNQWLGFLVTVDGVTVYHAGDTDLIPEMADVRCDIALLPVSGTYVMTFEEAAEAARRIKPAVAVPMHYGAIVGTKDDAEKFAAALKGEIRVEFLAGSF from the coding sequence ATGCTGGAAACCGTGCTCAAAAACCTTCGCTGGCTGGGCCACGACGGTTTTCTCCTCAAAGCAGCCGGAAAGACCATAGTCTTCGACCCTTACGGAGCGGCCAACCCGGAAAAGGCCGATATCATCCTCATCAGCCACGAGCATTTCGATCACTGCTCGCCGGAGGATGTCGCAAAGTTCGCGGGCCCGGATACGGTTATCATCACCGAGCCGATGGCGGCGGCAAAACTTACGGGCGGCGTCAGGACCATGAAGCCCGGCGACACCATACAGGTCCACGGGATAACGGTCACGGCCACAGCGGCCTACAACATCGGAAAACCCTTCCACCCCAAGAGCAACCAGTGGCTGGGCTTTCTGGTCACGGTTGACGGCGTCACGGTCTATCACGCGGGCGACACGGACCTCATCCCCGAAATGGCAGACGTGCGATGCGACATCGCCCTTCTGCCGGTGTCTGGCACCTATGTCATGACCTTTGAGGAAGCTGCAGAGGCCGCACGGCGAATAAAGCCCGCAGTGGCCGTTCCCATGCACTACGGGGCCATAGTGGGCACGAAGGACGACGCCGAAAAGTTCGCGGCGGCCCTGAAGGGCGAAATCCGGGTGGAATTTCTCGCGGGCTCTTTTTGA
- a CDS encoding transglutaminase domain-containing protein, giving the protein MRAGGSLSGQPVFRVLFLLSLLATALLFSVKMGWIMKPPEVPRDEAVAQAEKMAGTMTWMNIFQKGKKIGYARRQFAKRPEGGYTAGELVFMKLSSMGLVQEITVSTTGVLNPDLTLKKFTFNLQSPGLAFSARGEMKGNTLFLTTGKEPDLRTMTIPLKERPYLGAGLMQAASLAYLAPGQTRTFPVFDPATMSEQSARVTVRKIENITILGEKVRARKVKVEFGGNAQTAWVGKDGEVLVEEGLLGIRMEKATVEQVFAGGFDEGSSSDLVEISSINPGGIIKDPEKAVSLKLEVTAPAQALSNIETENQELSGVVLTITRQSLPADYTRADSPRATFENGATYLESDSFISAGDRRIRGQAEKIASRDEPALVRAQKVIAWVHENLEKRPVFSIPSAVEILETRAGDCNEHSVLTAALARALKVPTRVEVGVVYQRGRFYYHAWNSFYIRGRWISADAVFGQFPVDVTHVSFSRGQAARQGDMIGLLGQLGLKLVEQRY; this is encoded by the coding sequence ATGCGGGCAGGCGGCTCACTTTCCGGACAACCGGTTTTTCGTGTACTTTTTTTGCTGTCGCTTCTGGCGACCGCCCTGCTTTTTTCGGTCAAGATGGGCTGGATAATGAAGCCGCCCGAAGTCCCCAGGGACGAGGCCGTGGCTCAGGCGGAAAAAATGGCCGGAACCATGACCTGGATGAACATCTTCCAGAAGGGCAAAAAGATCGGCTACGCAAGGCGACAGTTCGCCAAGAGGCCCGAAGGCGGCTACACGGCGGGCGAGCTGGTTTTCATGAAACTTTCGTCCATGGGCCTTGTCCAGGAAATTACCGTCTCCACCACCGGCGTTTTGAACCCTGACCTTACCCTTAAAAAATTCACCTTCAACCTTCAGTCTCCAGGGCTCGCCTTTTCGGCCAGGGGCGAAATGAAGGGCAACACCCTTTTTCTCACCACCGGCAAGGAACCCGACTTACGCACCATGACCATACCCCTTAAAGAGCGGCCCTACCTGGGCGCGGGCCTCATGCAGGCCGCCTCTCTGGCCTATCTCGCCCCCGGCCAGACAAGGACCTTCCCGGTCTTCGACCCGGCCACCATGAGCGAGCAGTCGGCAAGGGTTACGGTCAGAAAGATCGAAAACATCACCATACTTGGCGAAAAGGTGAGGGCTCGCAAGGTAAAGGTGGAATTCGGCGGAAACGCTCAGACCGCCTGGGTGGGCAAGGACGGCGAGGTCCTTGTGGAAGAGGGGCTTTTGGGCATCCGCATGGAAAAGGCCACAGTGGAGCAGGTTTTCGCCGGAGGCTTCGACGAGGGCTCAAGCTCCGACCTTGTGGAGATATCTTCCATCAACCCCGGCGGAATCATCAAAGACCCGGAAAAGGCGGTGTCCCTGAAACTCGAAGTGACCGCCCCGGCCCAGGCACTTTCCAACATCGAAACCGAAAACCAGGAGCTTTCAGGAGTTGTCCTCACCATCACCCGGCAGTCCCTGCCCGCAGACTATACCAGGGCCGACTCGCCCCGTGCGACCTTTGAAAACGGGGCCACCTACCTGGAATCGGATTCGTTCATTAGCGCAGGCGACCGCAGAATACGCGGGCAGGCCGAAAAAATCGCCTCCAGGGACGAACCCGCCCTTGTAAGGGCGCAGAAGGTGATCGCCTGGGTTCACGAAAACCTGGAAAAACGCCCGGTGTTCTCCATCCCCAGCGCTGTGGAGATTCTGGAAACCAGGGCCGGGGACTGCAACGAGCACTCGGTTCTGACCGCCGCCCTGGCCCGCGCCCTCAAAGTTCCCACCCGGGTGGAGGTGGGGGTGGTCTACCAGAGAGGGCGCTTCTATTACCACGCATGGAACAGCTTTTACATCCGGGGCCGCTGGATTTCCGCCGATGCGGTTTTCGGGCAGTTTCCGGTGGACGTGACCCATGTCTCATTCTCGCGGGGCCAGGCGGCCCGGCAGGGGGACATGATAGGGCTTCTGGGCCAGCTCGGCCTTAAGCTGGTGGAACAACGATACTAG
- a CDS encoding ABC transporter ATP-binding protein, with protein sequence MIELSRLTKRYGNIVAVNDLSLKVNQGEIFGFIGPNGAGKTTTIKMMGGLIAPTSGTVKVAGADMARDPEKAKRIIGFIPDRPFLYEKLTGMEFLRFTADLYGAGDNGFVDRAVRLLSVFSLTEWGNELIESYSHGMKQRLIMCAALVHEPRVLVVDEPMVGLDPRGIRLVKDLLKGLSERGVTIFLSTHTLEVAQNLCHRIGVIHRGRMIAMGTTTDLKREAGVGEQDLEAVFLRLTEEHAEGAAT encoded by the coding sequence ATGATCGAGCTATCACGACTAACCAAGAGGTACGGGAACATAGTCGCCGTCAACGATCTTTCCTTAAAGGTCAACCAGGGCGAAATCTTCGGTTTCATAGGCCCCAACGGCGCGGGCAAGACAACCACCATCAAGATGATGGGCGGGCTCATCGCCCCCACTTCGGGGACAGTGAAGGTGGCCGGGGCCGACATGGCCCGCGACCCGGAAAAAGCCAAGCGCATCATAGGCTTCATACCGGACCGGCCCTTTCTATATGAGAAGCTCACCGGCATGGAGTTTCTCCGTTTCACCGCAGACCTTTACGGCGCGGGCGACAACGGCTTCGTGGACCGGGCCGTGAGGCTCCTTTCGGTCTTTTCCCTCACCGAATGGGGAAACGAACTCATCGAATCCTACTCCCACGGAATGAAGCAAAGGCTCATCATGTGCGCGGCCCTGGTCCACGAACCCAGGGTATTGGTTGTGGACGAGCCTATGGTGGGGCTGGACCCGCGCGGGATAAGGCTCGTGAAGGACCTTTTGAAGGGGCTCTCGGAAAGGGGCGTCACCATCTTCCTTTCCACACACACCCTGGAGGTTGCCCAGAACCTGTGCCACAGGATAGGGGTGATCCACAGGGGCCGGATGATAGCCATGGGAACCACCACCGATCTCAAGCGGGAAGCCGGGGTCGGGGAACAGGACCTTGAAGCGGTCTTCCTTCGCCTTACCGAGGAACACGCGGAAGGAGCGGCCACGTGA
- a CDS encoding dephospho-CoA kinase: protein MIVGVTGSIGTGKSTVSAMFAELGAHLIDYDRLARDVVEPGRPAYQAIAEAFGPTVVTPDRSLDRTKIGDMVFASEALRQKLNAIVHPAVFEEDLRLTKEILQTDPGAIIIKEIPLLTQIGIDPKALVDKVVVVSASPEVQVLRVMGRGFSEDQARARVAAQVPVSETEKCGDFIIRNNGALEETRKQVEEVFRSLIAS, encoded by the coding sequence ATGATAGTGGGCGTCACAGGCTCCATAGGCACGGGAAAAAGCACGGTGTCGGCCATGTTCGCGGAACTGGGCGCGCATCTTATAGATTACGACCGGCTTGCAAGGGACGTGGTGGAGCCCGGAAGGCCGGCGTACCAGGCCATAGCGGAGGCCTTCGGCCCAACGGTGGTGACGCCCGACAGGAGCCTCGACCGCACGAAAATCGGCGACATGGTCTTTGCGAGCGAGGCGCTCCGGCAAAAGCTGAACGCCATAGTTCATCCTGCGGTCTTTGAAGAGGACCTCCGCCTTACGAAAGAGATTTTACAAACCGACCCCGGCGCAATTATAATCAAGGAAATTCCCCTTCTCACCCAGATAGGGATAGACCCCAAGGCCCTGGTGGACAAGGTGGTGGTGGTGAGCGCAAGCCCCGAAGTCCAGGTCTTGCGGGTGATGGGAAGGGGCTTTTCCGAGGATCAGGCAAGGGCCAGGGTGGCGGCCCAGGTTCCTGTTTCCGAAACCGAGAAATGCGGAGATTTCATTATCCGCAACAACGGGGCCTTGGAAGAGACCAGAAAGCAGGTGGAGGAGGTTTTCAGAAGTCTCATCGCGTCTTAA
- a CDS encoding MFS transporter, with protein sequence MILSPRRVLSIHYLLYFAGMAIILPYLNLYFDEIGLSGDQIGVISAVRSLTAGLIPLIWGALADRLRNRRTLFVAAACGNAFFFVFYLGLTSFIPLLAVTFVNCIFYTPIIAFLEAFSMEVLGSRNREYGRLRAWGSASFIAVALLMGRVLEGRDMALVLPVLLAIGVLTALFSPLVPKGGSSERPLSLRDGLGYFLRTRVMVFQFCAFLMLMSHGAYYAFFSIHLEKLGFSRDFIGLAWALASLAEIVVMVFSARIFGRISPRRLLPLALAAAALRWGILAHAVSAWEILGSQLLHAITYAAFHVGCILYTEELIPARARTLAQSVNNSVSYGLGMTAGFLMSGFLFNRVGGAGAFWASSAAAVIGSLVFFVYNAFETGRKFS encoded by the coding sequence ATGATCCTTTCCCCAAGGCGGGTATTAAGCATCCATTACCTGCTGTATTTTGCGGGGATGGCCATCATCCTGCCTTATTTGAACCTCTATTTCGACGAAATCGGGCTTTCCGGGGACCAGATAGGCGTCATTTCGGCGGTGCGCTCGCTGACCGCAGGGCTGATCCCCCTCATCTGGGGGGCGCTTGCGGACAGGCTGCGCAACCGCCGCACGCTTTTCGTGGCCGCCGCCTGCGGCAACGCGTTTTTTTTCGTTTTCTATCTTGGGCTCACCTCCTTTATACCCCTCCTTGCAGTAACCTTCGTGAACTGCATTTTCTACACCCCCATAATCGCCTTTCTGGAAGCCTTTTCAATGGAGGTCCTCGGAAGCCGGAACAGGGAGTACGGGAGGCTTCGGGCCTGGGGATCGGCCAGTTTCATCGCGGTGGCCCTTTTGATGGGCCGGGTTCTGGAAGGAAGGGACATGGCCCTGGTCCTGCCCGTGCTTCTGGCGATTGGGGTTCTGACCGCGCTTTTTTCGCCCCTTGTTCCAAAGGGCGGGTCATCGGAAAGGCCCTTGTCCCTCAGGGACGGGCTTGGATATTTTCTCCGCACAAGGGTCATGGTGTTCCAGTTCTGCGCCTTTCTGATGCTGATGAGCCACGGGGCCTACTATGCCTTTTTTTCCATCCACCTGGAAAAACTCGGCTTTTCCAGGGACTTTATTGGGCTTGCCTGGGCCTTGGCATCCCTTGCGGAAATAGTGGTGATGGTTTTTTCCGCCCGGATTTTCGGACGCATCAGCCCAAGACGCCTGCTCCCCCTGGCCCTTGCCGCTGCGGCCTTGAGGTGGGGAATCCTGGCCCATGCCGTCTCGGCCTGGGAAATTCTGGGCTCCCAGCTTCTTCACGCAATAACCTACGCGGCCTTTCACGTGGGGTGCATACTTTACACAGAGGAGCTCATTCCGGCCCGGGCCCGCACCCTGGCCCAGTCGGTGAACAACTCCGTGAGCTACGGACTTGGCATGACCGCAGGTTTTTTGATGTCCGGCTTCCTTTTCAACCGCGTGGGCGGCGCGGGGGCTTTCTGGGCGTCATCGGCGGCGGCTGTGATCGGTTCCCTTGTTTTTTTTGTGTACAACGCATTTGAAACCGGGAGAAAATTCTCATGA